The following coding sequences lie in one Globicephala melas chromosome 15, mGloMel1.2, whole genome shotgun sequence genomic window:
- the AP5Z1 gene encoding AP-5 complex subunit zeta-1 isoform X11 — translation MHHGTLHGTRPGSRRCCGLFSRSRQRAERQGSSPGGGGGGSGGGGSSSSGSGSGSSSSSSRRRMFTTGAESLLRQARAGPQPESRPVTAQGVVSRSLVAGLPTPSSLFRELRDEELGRLCARVCALLREEDWGPDAPDALRRLFLIVSATKYNRRLERPCLALLQTTLCSPTCPEQLQLLCAAVLREMSPCDSLSLSCDHIQNTRQLGLVASVLLAQGDQQQVRSLAQRVLKVLESRQPEGPSLRHLLPIVSKVTSLAPDALREEQTRALSKRLGDWLRYASVQQAVAHSSGGFFSTPRARQVRLGHSELRVPRLPQPAWPAGRHPLLLPGSRTSALSSLHSGMRGCLGSQPPSLWRALWVEARNTRAGTVFDRGLRFQLKCLRSRTLGGGGVPVVPEERGRPGRWLAPHAACSWPFPGPAAPADLPCLLQLGPVTEVDGAVATDFFTVLSTGQRFTEDQWLNVQAFSMLRAWLLDSGPGGSSAPDADDKSELEGSTLSVLSAASTAGHLLPPQQWLREKAFEYCQRLLEQSNRRALKKADSDLQKACLVEAVLVLDVLCQQDPSFLYRTLSCLKPLHTRLRGDPAWVRALLPVAQFFLHHGEAAAVDAEAVYQHLFTRIPAEHFHSPMLAFEFVQFCRDSLPLFGRNLGILRTSFPNLFKFLAWNSPPLTSDFVALLPSLVDAGTAVEMLHLLLDLPCLTAALDLQLRSLQAASERPPWDVSIRAPGCLEALRDSQVQGLFQHLLRAHASGTVERLTPLYRLLQPLAGCARVVQCAEAVPTLLRAFFSAVTQFADGALASQLALLLLERSDSLYQVPGYEAGVHRVLSSQFPALCKLHPPLVVEQAKELLEFVGGPRSGGHVLTSVVRQPLPRPSLHVTCGPVTGLKCCPPPRCGPSASTCRCPGTGAAPWSRSTTSSKPWRPCSLRSPSRGPPPPSPSVLRRSSLCS, via the exons GGCCGGTCCCCAGCCCGAGAGCCGTCCTGTCACAGCTCAGGGCGTCGTTTCCAGGTCCCTCGTCGCCGGGTTGCCGACGCCGTCGTCTTTGTTTAGGGAGCTCCGGGACGAGGAGCTGGGGAGGCTCTGTGCCCGGGTCTGTGCGCTACTGCGAGAGGAGGACTGGGGTCCCGACGCCCCGGACGCCCTGCGGAGGCTCTTCCTCATCGTCTCGGCCACGAAATACAACAGGAG gctggAGAGGCCTTGCCTGGCACTGCTGCAGACCACCCTCTGCTCGCCTACCTGCCCCGAGCAGCTCCAGCTGCTCTGCGCCGCTGTCCTGAGAGAGATGTCGCCCTGCGACAGCCTGAGCCTCTCCTGCGACCACATCCAGAATACGCGGCAGCTGGGCCTCGtggcctctgtgctcttggcccaG GGTGACCAACAGCAGGTCAGGAGCTTGGCCCAGCGCGTCCTCAAGGTCCTGGAGAGCCGCCAGCCCGAGGGGCCCAGCCTGAGGCACCTCCTCCCTATCGTGTCCAAGGTCACCAGCCTGGCCCCGGACGCCCTCCGTGAAG AGCAGACCAGGGCGCTCAGCAAGCGGCTGGGGGACTGGCTCCGCTACGCCAGCGTCCAGCAGGCGGTCGCCCACTCCTCCGGGGGCTTCTTCTCCACGCCTAGAGCCCGGCAGGTGAGGCTGGGGCACTCGGAGCTCCGTGTCCCCAGGCTGCCTCAGCCGGCCTGGCCTGCAGGCCGCCACCCGCTCCTCCTTCCTGGTTCCAGAACGAGCGCACTCTCCTCGCTCCACTCGGGCATGCGGGGGTGCCTTGGGTCACAGCCCCCGAGCCTGTGGCGCGCTCTGTGGGTTGAGGCCCGGAACACGCGGGCAGGGACCGTATTTGACCGAGGGCTGCGTTTTCAGCTCAAGTGCCTGCGCTCACGCACcctgggtgggggcggggtgccCGTGGTCCCGGAGGAGCGTGGACGGCCAGGGCGGTGGCTCGCGCCCCATGCCGCCTGTTCTTGGCCCTTCCCGGGCCCTGCAGCGCCGGCTGACCTTCCTTGCCTCCTGCAGCTGGGCCCTGTCACCGAGGTGGACGGGGCAGTGGCCACGGACTTCTTCACGGTGCTGTCCACGGGCCAGCGCTTCACGGAGGACCAGTGGCTGAACGTGCAGGCCTTCTCCATGCTGCGGGCCTGGCTGCTGGACAGCGGCCCTGGGGGCTCCAGCGCCCCGGACGCAG ACGACAAGTCGGAGCTGGAAGGCTCCACCCTGTCCGTGCTCTCGGCCGCCTCCACCGCCGGACACCTGCTGCCGCCCCAGCAATGGCTGCGGGAGAAGGCCTTCGAGTACTGCCAGCGCCTGCTGGAGCAGAGTAACCGGC gagCCCTGAAGAAGGCAGACTCAGACCTGCAGAAAGCA TGTCTGGTGGAGGCTGTGCTGGTGCTGGACGTGCTCTGCCAGCAGGACCCCTCCTTCCTGTACCGCACCCTCTCCTGCCTGAAGCCCCTGCACACGCGCCTGCGCGGGGACCCAGCCTGGGTGCGGGCGCTGCTGCCCGTCGCCCAGTTCTTCCTGCACCATG GGGAGGCCGCCGCAGTGGATGCGGAAGCCGTCTACCAGCACCTCTTCACCAGGATCCCCGCTGAACACTTCCACAGTCCGATGCTGGCCTTCGAGTTCGTCCAGTTCTGCAGGGACAGCCTGCCTCTGTTCGGCAGAAACCTTGGCATTCTCAGGACAAGCTTCCCCAACCTCTTCAAG TTCCTGGCCTGGAACAGCCCGCCCCTCACCTCTGACTTCGTGGCGCTGCTCCCATCGCTGGTTGACGCAGGGACGGCCGTGGAGATGCTCCACCTGCTGCTGGACCTGCCCTGTCTGACCGCAGCCTTGGACCTGCAGCTCAG GTCGCTGCAGGCTGCATCTGAGAGGCCGCCCTGGGATGTCTCCATCAGGGCCCCCGGCTGCCTGGAGGCCCTCCGGGACTCGCAGGTCCAGGGTCTTTTCCAGCACCTGCTGCGTGCCCACGCCAGCGGGACCGTGGAGAG GTTGACGCCGCTCTACCGGCTGCTGCAGCCCCTGGCCGGCTGCGCCCGGGTGGTCCAGTGCGCTGAGGCCGTGCCCACCCTGCTCCGGGCGTTCTTCTCGGCGGTGACACAG tTTGCTGACGGGGCCCTGGCCAGCCAGCTGGCACTGCTGCTCCTGGAACGAAGCGACTCGCTTTACCAGGTCCCAGGGTACGAAGCCGGTGTGCACAG GGTGCTGAGCTCCCAGTTCCCGGCCCTGTGCAAGCTGCATCCTCCACTGGTGGTCGAGCAGGCGAAGGAGCTGCTGGAGTTCGTGGGCGGCCCCCGCAGCGGCGGGCACGTGCTCACATCCGTGGTGAGGCAGCCGCTGCCCCGCCCCAGCCTGCATGTGACGTGCGGGCCTGTCACAGGGCTGAAGTGCTGTCCCCCACCCAGGTGTGGGCCATCGGCGAGTACCTGTCGGTGTCCTGGGACCGGCGCTGCACCGTGGAGCAGATCAACAACTTCTTCGAAGCCCTGGAGGCCCTGCTCTTTGAGGTCACCCAGTCGCGGCCCTCCACCACCCTCCCCAAGTGTCCTCCGCAGGTCATCACTGTGCTCATGA
- the AP5Z1 gene encoding AP-5 complex subunit zeta-1 isoform X3 → MHHGTLHGTRPGSRRCCGLFSRSRQRAERQGSSPGGGGGGSGGGGSSSSGSGSGSSSSSSRRRMFTTGAESLLRQARSLVAGLPTPSSLFRELRDEELGRLCARVCALLREEDWGPDAPDALRRLFLIVSATKYNRRLERPCLALLQTTLCSPTCPEQLQLLCAAVLREMSPCDSLSLSCDHIQNTRQLGLVASVLLAQGDQQQVRSLAQRVLKVLESRQPEGPSLRHLLPIVSKVTSLAPDALREEQTRALSKRLGDWLRYASVQQAVAHSSGGFFSTPRARQVRLGHSELRVPRLPQPAWPAGRHPLLLPGSRTSALSSLHSGMRGCLGSQPPSLWRALWVEARNTRAGTVFDRGLRFQLKCLRSRTLGGGGVPVVPEERGRPGRWLAPHAACSWPFPGPAAPADLPCLLQLGPVTEVDGAVATDFFTVLSTGQRFTEDQWLNVQAFSMLRAWLLDSGPGGSSAPDADDKSELEGSTLSVLSAASTAGHLLPPQQWLREKAFEYCQRLLEQSNRRALKKADSDLQKACLVEAVLVLDVLCQQDPSFLYRTLSCLKPLHTRLRGDPAWVRALLPVAQFFLHHGEAAAVDAEAVYQHLFTRIPAEHFHSPMLAFEFVQFCRDSLPLFGRNLGILRTSFPNLFKFLAWNSPPLTSDFVALLPSLVDAGTAVEMLHLLLDLPCLTAALDLQLRSLQAASERPPWDVSIRAPGCLEALRDSQVQGLFQHLLRAHASGTVERLTPLYRLLQPLAGCARVVQCAEAVPTLLRAFFSAVTQFADGALASQLALLLLERSDSLYQVPGYEAGVHRWVPPGGLRPSCGSMAQPWTGSLTPRALPLTAAVPQLPPTPAQPRHFLGHCTHPSLPTQAPLPRSLPERVSPLLKAQFMRAHPRSSPASSLVGQEVPGGAGTTFTSTWCSGASRHRPALLGTGRGAGVCVGQAQPTGPLVQGAELPVPGPVQAASSTGGRAGEGAAGVRGRPPQRRARAHIRGEAAAAPPQPACDVRACHRAEVLSPTQVWAIGEYLSVSWDRRCTVEQINNFFEALEALLFEVTQSRPSTTLPKCPPQVITVLMTTLTKLASRSQDLIPRVDFCGGWESSPTTRVQIRRGWAVPGVSAAAAEPPGASEAVRTRAGLRPGGWRASRAHSPGPGAHCSRAEGGPGWLLPEVGFCRVVLTALTALAH, encoded by the exons GTCCCTCGTCGCCGGGTTGCCGACGCCGTCGTCTTTGTTTAGGGAGCTCCGGGACGAGGAGCTGGGGAGGCTCTGTGCCCGGGTCTGTGCGCTACTGCGAGAGGAGGACTGGGGTCCCGACGCCCCGGACGCCCTGCGGAGGCTCTTCCTCATCGTCTCGGCCACGAAATACAACAGGAG gctggAGAGGCCTTGCCTGGCACTGCTGCAGACCACCCTCTGCTCGCCTACCTGCCCCGAGCAGCTCCAGCTGCTCTGCGCCGCTGTCCTGAGAGAGATGTCGCCCTGCGACAGCCTGAGCCTCTCCTGCGACCACATCCAGAATACGCGGCAGCTGGGCCTCGtggcctctgtgctcttggcccaG GGTGACCAACAGCAGGTCAGGAGCTTGGCCCAGCGCGTCCTCAAGGTCCTGGAGAGCCGCCAGCCCGAGGGGCCCAGCCTGAGGCACCTCCTCCCTATCGTGTCCAAGGTCACCAGCCTGGCCCCGGACGCCCTCCGTGAAG AGCAGACCAGGGCGCTCAGCAAGCGGCTGGGGGACTGGCTCCGCTACGCCAGCGTCCAGCAGGCGGTCGCCCACTCCTCCGGGGGCTTCTTCTCCACGCCTAGAGCCCGGCAGGTGAGGCTGGGGCACTCGGAGCTCCGTGTCCCCAGGCTGCCTCAGCCGGCCTGGCCTGCAGGCCGCCACCCGCTCCTCCTTCCTGGTTCCAGAACGAGCGCACTCTCCTCGCTCCACTCGGGCATGCGGGGGTGCCTTGGGTCACAGCCCCCGAGCCTGTGGCGCGCTCTGTGGGTTGAGGCCCGGAACACGCGGGCAGGGACCGTATTTGACCGAGGGCTGCGTTTTCAGCTCAAGTGCCTGCGCTCACGCACcctgggtgggggcggggtgccCGTGGTCCCGGAGGAGCGTGGACGGCCAGGGCGGTGGCTCGCGCCCCATGCCGCCTGTTCTTGGCCCTTCCCGGGCCCTGCAGCGCCGGCTGACCTTCCTTGCCTCCTGCAGCTGGGCCCTGTCACCGAGGTGGACGGGGCAGTGGCCACGGACTTCTTCACGGTGCTGTCCACGGGCCAGCGCTTCACGGAGGACCAGTGGCTGAACGTGCAGGCCTTCTCCATGCTGCGGGCCTGGCTGCTGGACAGCGGCCCTGGGGGCTCCAGCGCCCCGGACGCAG ACGACAAGTCGGAGCTGGAAGGCTCCACCCTGTCCGTGCTCTCGGCCGCCTCCACCGCCGGACACCTGCTGCCGCCCCAGCAATGGCTGCGGGAGAAGGCCTTCGAGTACTGCCAGCGCCTGCTGGAGCAGAGTAACCGGC gagCCCTGAAGAAGGCAGACTCAGACCTGCAGAAAGCA TGTCTGGTGGAGGCTGTGCTGGTGCTGGACGTGCTCTGCCAGCAGGACCCCTCCTTCCTGTACCGCACCCTCTCCTGCCTGAAGCCCCTGCACACGCGCCTGCGCGGGGACCCAGCCTGGGTGCGGGCGCTGCTGCCCGTCGCCCAGTTCTTCCTGCACCATG GGGAGGCCGCCGCAGTGGATGCGGAAGCCGTCTACCAGCACCTCTTCACCAGGATCCCCGCTGAACACTTCCACAGTCCGATGCTGGCCTTCGAGTTCGTCCAGTTCTGCAGGGACAGCCTGCCTCTGTTCGGCAGAAACCTTGGCATTCTCAGGACAAGCTTCCCCAACCTCTTCAAG TTCCTGGCCTGGAACAGCCCGCCCCTCACCTCTGACTTCGTGGCGCTGCTCCCATCGCTGGTTGACGCAGGGACGGCCGTGGAGATGCTCCACCTGCTGCTGGACCTGCCCTGTCTGACCGCAGCCTTGGACCTGCAGCTCAG GTCGCTGCAGGCTGCATCTGAGAGGCCGCCCTGGGATGTCTCCATCAGGGCCCCCGGCTGCCTGGAGGCCCTCCGGGACTCGCAGGTCCAGGGTCTTTTCCAGCACCTGCTGCGTGCCCACGCCAGCGGGACCGTGGAGAG GTTGACGCCGCTCTACCGGCTGCTGCAGCCCCTGGCCGGCTGCGCCCGGGTGGTCCAGTGCGCTGAGGCCGTGCCCACCCTGCTCCGGGCGTTCTTCTCGGCGGTGACACAG tTTGCTGACGGGGCCCTGGCCAGCCAGCTGGCACTGCTGCTCCTGGAACGAAGCGACTCGCTTTACCAGGTCCCAGGGTACGAAGCCGGTGTGCACAGGTGGGTCCCTCCTGGCGGGCTTCGCCCCTCCTGCGGCTCCATGGCCCAGCCCTGGACGGGTTCACTGACCCCGCGTGCTCTGCCCCTCACGGCAGCGGTTCCCCAGCTGCCACCAACCCCAGCCCAGCCTCGGCACTTTCTCGGCCACTGTACGCACCCTTCCCTGCCCACCCAAGCCCCTCTTCCACGGAGCCTTCCAGAACGTGTGTCCCCCTTGCTGAAGGCCCAGTTTATGCGGGCTCATCCCCGCTCCAGCCCAGCCTCTTCCCTGGTGGGGCAAGAGGTTCCTGGCGGGGCCGGGACTACCTTTACCTCCACCTGGTGCTCGGGGGCTTCCCGCCACCGCCCAGCTCTCCTCGGGACGGGCCGCGGGGCTGGGGTCTGTGTGGGGCAAGCACAGCCCACGGGTCCTCTCGTGCAGGGTGCTGAGCTCCCAGTTCCCGGCCCTGTGCAAGCTGCATCCTCCACTGGTGGTCGAGCAGGCGAAGGAGCTGCTGGAGTTCGTGGGCGGCCCCCGCAGCGGCGGGCACGTGCTCACATCCGTGGTGAGGCAGCCGCTGCCCCGCCCCAGCCTGCATGTGACGTGCGGGCCTGTCACAGGGCTGAAGTGCTGTCCCCCACCCAGGTGTGGGCCATCGGCGAGTACCTGTCGGTGTCCTGGGACCGGCGCTGCACCGTGGAGCAGATCAACAACTTCTTCGAAGCCCTGGAGGCCCTGCTCTTTGAGGTCACCCAGTCGCGGCCCTCCACCACCCTCCCCAAGTGTCCTCCGCAGGTCATCACTGTGCTCATGACCACACTGACCAAGCTGGCCTCTCGGAGCCAAGACCTGATTCCCAG GGTAGACTTCTGTGGTGGCTGGGAGTCCAGTCCAACGACGCGAGTGCAAATCCGGCGGGGCTGGGCTGTCCCAGGCGTGTCAGCCGCAGCGGCAGAGCCGCCGGGGGCCTCGGAGGCCGTGAGGACACGGGCTGGGCTGCGGCCCGGAGGATGGCGCGCGAGCAGGGCGCACTCACCTGGGCCGGGCGCCCACTGCAGCCGCGCCGAGGGCGGACCAGGGTGGCTGCTTCCAGAGGTCGGGTTCTGTCGGGTTGTCCTCACAGCACTTACAGCGCTGGCCCACTGA
- the AP5Z1 gene encoding AP-5 complex subunit zeta-1 isoform X4, whose protein sequence is MHHGTLHGTRPGSRRCCGLFSRSRQRAERQGSSPGGGGGGSGGGGSSSSGSGSGSSSSSSRRRMFTTGAESLLRQARELRDEELGRLCARVCALLREEDWGPDAPDALRRLFLIVSATKYNRRLERPCLALLQTTLCSPTCPEQLQLLCAAVLREMSPCDSLSLSCDHIQNTRQLGLVASVLLAQGDQQQVRSLAQRVLKVLESRQPEGPSLRHLLPIVSKVTSLAPDALREEQTRALSKRLGDWLRYASVQQAVAHSSGGFFSTPRARQVRLGHSELRVPRLPQPAWPAGRHPLLLPGSRTSALSSLHSGMRGCLGSQPPSLWRALWVEARNTRAGTVFDRGLRFQLKCLRSRTLGGGGVPVVPEERGRPGRWLAPHAACSWPFPGPAAPADLPCLLQLGPVTEVDGAVATDFFTVLSTGQRFTEDQWLNVQAFSMLRAWLLDSGPGGSSAPDADDKSELEGSTLSVLSAASTAGHLLPPQQWLREKAFEYCQRLLEQSNRRALKKADSDLQKACLVEAVLVLDVLCQQDPSFLYRTLSCLKPLHTRLRGDPAWVRALLPVAQFFLHHGEAAAVDAEAVYQHLFTRIPAEHFHSPMLAFEFVQFCRDSLPLFGRNLGILRTSFPNLFKFLAWNSPPLTSDFVALLPSLVDAGTAVEMLHLLLDLPCLTAALDLQLRSLQAASERPPWDVSIRAPGCLEALRDSQVQGLFQHLLRAHASGTVERLTPLYRLLQPLAGCARVVQCAEAVPTLLRAFFSAVTQFADGALASQLALLLLERSDSLYQVPGYEAGVHRWVPPGGLRPSCGSMAQPWTGSLTPRALPLTAAVPQLPPTPAQPRHFLGHCTHPSLPTQAPLPRSLPERVSPLLKAQFMRAHPRSSPASSLVGQEVPGGAGTTFTSTWCSGASRHRPALLGTGRGAGVCVGQAQPTGPLVQGAELPVPGPVQAASSTGGRAGEGAAGVRGRPPQRRARAHIRGEAAAAPPQPACDVRACHRAEVLSPTQVWAIGEYLSVSWDRRCTVEQINNFFEALEALLFEVTQSRPSTTLPKCPPQVITVLMTTLTKLASRSQDLIPRVDFCGGWESSPTTRVQIRRGWAVPGVSAAAAEPPGASEAVRTRAGLRPGGWRASRAHSPGPGAHCSRAEGGPGWLLPEVGFCRVVLTALTALAH, encoded by the exons GGAGCTCCGGGACGAGGAGCTGGGGAGGCTCTGTGCCCGGGTCTGTGCGCTACTGCGAGAGGAGGACTGGGGTCCCGACGCCCCGGACGCCCTGCGGAGGCTCTTCCTCATCGTCTCGGCCACGAAATACAACAGGAG gctggAGAGGCCTTGCCTGGCACTGCTGCAGACCACCCTCTGCTCGCCTACCTGCCCCGAGCAGCTCCAGCTGCTCTGCGCCGCTGTCCTGAGAGAGATGTCGCCCTGCGACAGCCTGAGCCTCTCCTGCGACCACATCCAGAATACGCGGCAGCTGGGCCTCGtggcctctgtgctcttggcccaG GGTGACCAACAGCAGGTCAGGAGCTTGGCCCAGCGCGTCCTCAAGGTCCTGGAGAGCCGCCAGCCCGAGGGGCCCAGCCTGAGGCACCTCCTCCCTATCGTGTCCAAGGTCACCAGCCTGGCCCCGGACGCCCTCCGTGAAG AGCAGACCAGGGCGCTCAGCAAGCGGCTGGGGGACTGGCTCCGCTACGCCAGCGTCCAGCAGGCGGTCGCCCACTCCTCCGGGGGCTTCTTCTCCACGCCTAGAGCCCGGCAGGTGAGGCTGGGGCACTCGGAGCTCCGTGTCCCCAGGCTGCCTCAGCCGGCCTGGCCTGCAGGCCGCCACCCGCTCCTCCTTCCTGGTTCCAGAACGAGCGCACTCTCCTCGCTCCACTCGGGCATGCGGGGGTGCCTTGGGTCACAGCCCCCGAGCCTGTGGCGCGCTCTGTGGGTTGAGGCCCGGAACACGCGGGCAGGGACCGTATTTGACCGAGGGCTGCGTTTTCAGCTCAAGTGCCTGCGCTCACGCACcctgggtgggggcggggtgccCGTGGTCCCGGAGGAGCGTGGACGGCCAGGGCGGTGGCTCGCGCCCCATGCCGCCTGTTCTTGGCCCTTCCCGGGCCCTGCAGCGCCGGCTGACCTTCCTTGCCTCCTGCAGCTGGGCCCTGTCACCGAGGTGGACGGGGCAGTGGCCACGGACTTCTTCACGGTGCTGTCCACGGGCCAGCGCTTCACGGAGGACCAGTGGCTGAACGTGCAGGCCTTCTCCATGCTGCGGGCCTGGCTGCTGGACAGCGGCCCTGGGGGCTCCAGCGCCCCGGACGCAG ACGACAAGTCGGAGCTGGAAGGCTCCACCCTGTCCGTGCTCTCGGCCGCCTCCACCGCCGGACACCTGCTGCCGCCCCAGCAATGGCTGCGGGAGAAGGCCTTCGAGTACTGCCAGCGCCTGCTGGAGCAGAGTAACCGGC gagCCCTGAAGAAGGCAGACTCAGACCTGCAGAAAGCA TGTCTGGTGGAGGCTGTGCTGGTGCTGGACGTGCTCTGCCAGCAGGACCCCTCCTTCCTGTACCGCACCCTCTCCTGCCTGAAGCCCCTGCACACGCGCCTGCGCGGGGACCCAGCCTGGGTGCGGGCGCTGCTGCCCGTCGCCCAGTTCTTCCTGCACCATG GGGAGGCCGCCGCAGTGGATGCGGAAGCCGTCTACCAGCACCTCTTCACCAGGATCCCCGCTGAACACTTCCACAGTCCGATGCTGGCCTTCGAGTTCGTCCAGTTCTGCAGGGACAGCCTGCCTCTGTTCGGCAGAAACCTTGGCATTCTCAGGACAAGCTTCCCCAACCTCTTCAAG TTCCTGGCCTGGAACAGCCCGCCCCTCACCTCTGACTTCGTGGCGCTGCTCCCATCGCTGGTTGACGCAGGGACGGCCGTGGAGATGCTCCACCTGCTGCTGGACCTGCCCTGTCTGACCGCAGCCTTGGACCTGCAGCTCAG GTCGCTGCAGGCTGCATCTGAGAGGCCGCCCTGGGATGTCTCCATCAGGGCCCCCGGCTGCCTGGAGGCCCTCCGGGACTCGCAGGTCCAGGGTCTTTTCCAGCACCTGCTGCGTGCCCACGCCAGCGGGACCGTGGAGAG GTTGACGCCGCTCTACCGGCTGCTGCAGCCCCTGGCCGGCTGCGCCCGGGTGGTCCAGTGCGCTGAGGCCGTGCCCACCCTGCTCCGGGCGTTCTTCTCGGCGGTGACACAG tTTGCTGACGGGGCCCTGGCCAGCCAGCTGGCACTGCTGCTCCTGGAACGAAGCGACTCGCTTTACCAGGTCCCAGGGTACGAAGCCGGTGTGCACAGGTGGGTCCCTCCTGGCGGGCTTCGCCCCTCCTGCGGCTCCATGGCCCAGCCCTGGACGGGTTCACTGACCCCGCGTGCTCTGCCCCTCACGGCAGCGGTTCCCCAGCTGCCACCAACCCCAGCCCAGCCTCGGCACTTTCTCGGCCACTGTACGCACCCTTCCCTGCCCACCCAAGCCCCTCTTCCACGGAGCCTTCCAGAACGTGTGTCCCCCTTGCTGAAGGCCCAGTTTATGCGGGCTCATCCCCGCTCCAGCCCAGCCTCTTCCCTGGTGGGGCAAGAGGTTCCTGGCGGGGCCGGGACTACCTTTACCTCCACCTGGTGCTCGGGGGCTTCCCGCCACCGCCCAGCTCTCCTCGGGACGGGCCGCGGGGCTGGGGTCTGTGTGGGGCAAGCACAGCCCACGGGTCCTCTCGTGCAGGGTGCTGAGCTCCCAGTTCCCGGCCCTGTGCAAGCTGCATCCTCCACTGGTGGTCGAGCAGGCGAAGGAGCTGCTGGAGTTCGTGGGCGGCCCCCGCAGCGGCGGGCACGTGCTCACATCCGTGGTGAGGCAGCCGCTGCCCCGCCCCAGCCTGCATGTGACGTGCGGGCCTGTCACAGGGCTGAAGTGCTGTCCCCCACCCAGGTGTGGGCCATCGGCGAGTACCTGTCGGTGTCCTGGGACCGGCGCTGCACCGTGGAGCAGATCAACAACTTCTTCGAAGCCCTGGAGGCCCTGCTCTTTGAGGTCACCCAGTCGCGGCCCTCCACCACCCTCCCCAAGTGTCCTCCGCAGGTCATCACTGTGCTCATGACCACACTGACCAAGCTGGCCTCTCGGAGCCAAGACCTGATTCCCAG GGTAGACTTCTGTGGTGGCTGGGAGTCCAGTCCAACGACGCGAGTGCAAATCCGGCGGGGCTGGGCTGTCCCAGGCGTGTCAGCCGCAGCGGCAGAGCCGCCGGGGGCCTCGGAGGCCGTGAGGACACGGGCTGGGCTGCGGCCCGGAGGATGGCGCGCGAGCAGGGCGCACTCACCTGGGCCGGGCGCCCACTGCAGCCGCGCCGAGGGCGGACCAGGGTGGCTGCTTCCAGAGGTCGGGTTCTGTCGGGTTGTCCTCACAGCACTTACAGCGCTGGCCCACTGA